The proteins below are encoded in one region of Triticum aestivum cultivar Chinese Spring chromosome 1B, IWGSC CS RefSeq v2.1, whole genome shotgun sequence:
- the LOC123144203 gene encoding general transcription factor 3C polypeptide 5 (The sequence of the model RefSeq protein was modified relative to this genomic sequence to represent the inferred CDS: added 10 bases not found in genome assembly), whose product MAETAAAAAPESPSTITDGAVSGTLPGAEAFAVHYPGYPSSPARATHTLGGLPAIAKVRSSDPGSRLELRFRPEDPDCHPTFGEPRASTGLLLRLSRPKGGSAPPRAEVVARVRTAYHFDGMADFQHVVPVHAAQVRKRKRLDCPSVKDDLGTDKAGGLDTDDGDVMMLVPPLFAIKDNPTNIALLPSTNALSKSMQRGVVRHRWEMDIEPTLALPFNIQAVPKKVNWEGHIPRNSSEWDSQMAVCKLFDERPVWPRQSLYERLLDDGVHVSTSQFKSLLFKAGYYFSTGPFGKFWIKKEYDPRKDPESRIYQRIDFRMPPELRNLQTKRHDGSEKWSEMCKLERMPSKSFIFLQLFELKDDFIQAEIRKPSHQSTCSHSTGWFSKPMIKSLRLQLCIRFLSLCPNEDAKTLLRSSHQLLERSKKQEAICRSEQLKERKDVDEEAPAEHVGSEDQMDTNNSDSEDADDEEEEDKEESDGYDSPAMAEDVPDFALHESYTLGEGFSTGYLEEVLRSFPLNEDGQNKSGDALNNGEASDGEFEIFEQPSDDEEYSDG is encoded by the exons cggcggcggcggcggcgcccgagTCACCGTCCACCATCACGGACGGCGCGGTCAGCGGCACACTCCCGGGGGCCGAGGCCTTCGCCGTGCACTACCCCGGATACCCCTCCTCTCCCGCTCGCGCCACCCATACCCTCGGCGGCCTCCCCGCCATCGCCAAG GTCCGGAGTTCCGACCCCGGCTCCCGCCTCGAGCTCCGCTTCCGCCCGGAGGACCCCGACTGCCACCCGACCTTCGGCGAGCCCCGCGCCTCCACTGGCCTGCTCCTCCGCCTCTCAAGGCCCAAGGGAGGCTCCGCGCCACCGCGTGCCGAGGTGGTGGCGCGCGTTCGGACCGCCTACCATTTCGATG GCATGGCAGATTTTCAGCATGTCGTCCCAGTTCATGCTGCTCAAGTGAGAAAAAGAAAACGGTTAGATTGTCCCAGTGTTAAAGATGATTTAGGCACTG ATAAGGCAGGAGGTCTAGACACGGATGATGGAGATGTCATGATGTTGGTACCACCACTCTTCGCAATAAAGGATAATCCAACAAACATAGC GCTTCTACCATCGACCAATGCACTATCCAAGAGCATGCAAAGGGGAGTTGTGCGGCATCGGTGGGAG ATGGATATTGAACCAACCCTTGCGCTTCCTTTCAACATTCAAG CTGTCCCCAAGAAGGTTAACTGGGAAGGCCACATACCAAGGAATTCATCAGAGTGGGATTCGCAGATGGCTGTGTGCAAATTATTTGACGAGCGTCCTGTGTGGCCAAGACAGTCACTTTATGAACGTTTgcttgatgatggtgtgcatgtgtCAACAAGCCAGTTCAAAAG CCTTTTGTTTAAAGCTGGATACTACTTCTCTACTGGACCCTTTGGTAAATTCTGGATCAAAAAAGAATATGATCCTCGTAAAGATCCCGAGTCACGAAT ATATCAGCGAATTGATTTTCGCATGCCTCCTGAGCTAAGGAATCTTCAAACGAAAAGGCACGATGG ATCTGAGAAGTGGTCAGAGATGTGCAAGCTTGAAAGGATGCCATCGAAAAGTTTCATCTTCCTGCAATTATTTGAACTGAAGGATGACTTCATTCAAGCCGAAATTAGAAAACCTTCTCATCAATCAACTTGCTCA CATTCGACAGGTTGGTTTTCTAAGCCAATGATTAAAAGTTTGAGGTTACAACTATGCATAAGGTTCCTCTCATTATGTCCTAATGAAGATGCCAAAACCCTTTTGAGAAGTTCCCATCAACTTCTTGAAAGGTCCAAAAAGCAGGAAGCTATTTGCAGATCCGAGCAACTGAAGGAAAGAAAAGATGTTGATGAAG AAGCGCCTGCTGAACATGTTGGATCTGAGGATCAGATGGACACTAACAACTCTGATAGTGaagatgctgatgacgaggaagaggaagataaaGAGGAATCAGATGGTTATGATTCTCCAGCCATG GCCGAGGATGTTCCTGATTTCGCCTTACATGAGTCCT ACACACTTGGAGAAGGCTTCTCCACTGGATACCTTGAGGAGGTGTTGCGCAGCTTTCCACTGAATGAAGATGGCCAGAATAAATCAGGTGATGCCCTTAATAATGGTGAAGCAAGTGATGGGGAGTTTGAAATTTTCGAACAGCCTAGTGACGATGAAGAGTATTCCGATGGTTAG